From a single Agrobacterium tumefaciens genomic region:
- the lpxD gene encoding UDP-3-O-(3-hydroxymyristoyl)glucosamine N-acyltransferase has product MEYNAFFPPHDGLRLKDIADRFGAELSDEAAGERIIRSVAPVYRAKPDQLCYILSRKNRDELVSCEAGAVICDAALANMVPSHIPALISKNPHTLFAQVGALLHPSAMRPATIAPMETEISPAAHVDPSAKLEAGVIVEPLAVIGAGAHIGAGTRIGPGVIIGPHVQVGRDCTISGGASILVALIGNNVIIHNGARIGQDGFGYAPGPRGMLKIVQIGRVIIQDNVEIGANTTIDRGTMDDTVIGEGTKIDNQVQIGHNVRIGRHCGIVSKVGIAGSTRIGDGVMIGGAAGVNGHITIGDGVQIAAMSGVVADVPAGARYGGTPARPMKYFLRDMAEILARAEARDKKTGEKNND; this is encoded by the coding sequence GGATTATCAGGTCCGTCGCGCCGGTCTACCGGGCAAAACCCGATCAGCTCTGCTATATTCTCTCCCGCAAGAACCGCGATGAGTTGGTAAGCTGCGAGGCTGGCGCCGTCATTTGCGACGCTGCGCTGGCGAATATGGTGCCGTCTCACATTCCTGCACTGATCTCGAAAAATCCGCATACGCTTTTTGCGCAGGTGGGTGCCTTGCTGCATCCCTCCGCCATGCGTCCCGCGACGATTGCGCCGATGGAGACCGAGATTTCTCCGGCCGCCCATGTCGATCCGTCGGCGAAGCTGGAGGCGGGCGTGATCGTTGAGCCGCTCGCCGTGATCGGCGCCGGCGCTCATATTGGTGCCGGTACACGGATTGGCCCCGGTGTCATCATCGGGCCGCATGTGCAGGTGGGGCGCGATTGCACCATTTCCGGTGGTGCGAGCATTCTGGTCGCCCTCATCGGCAACAATGTGATTATCCATAATGGCGCACGCATCGGTCAGGATGGGTTCGGTTACGCTCCCGGTCCCCGCGGCATGCTTAAAATCGTGCAGATCGGCCGGGTCATTATTCAGGACAATGTCGAGATCGGCGCCAATACCACGATCGATCGCGGCACCATGGATGACACCGTCATCGGCGAAGGCACAAAGATCGATAACCAGGTCCAGATTGGTCACAACGTGCGCATCGGCCGCCATTGTGGCATCGTCAGCAAGGTCGGCATTGCGGGCAGCACCCGCATTGGTGATGGCGTGATGATCGGCGGCGCGGCGGGCGTCAATGGCCATATCACCATTGGTGATGGTGTGCAGATCGCGGCGATGAGTGGTGTTGTCGCCGATGTTCCGGCCGGCGCCCGTTACGGCGGAACGCCCGCACGTCCGATGAAATATTTCCTGCGCGACATGGCCGAAATTCTGGCGCGCGCTGAAGCGCGTGATAAAAAAACAGGAGAAAAAAACAATGACTGA